In Methanobacterium sp., a single window of DNA contains:
- a CDS encoding Mur ligase: MKKNSLQMERIPKKPETYGVIGICGVVGNLAARVLMDHNFNVICTDLQDSDNCPFLYTLEGYDTPIYLSAHPESFFTSSNYILPPPSLSKTSKLFQKIIDSDAQLMGVDDLLEKIKPDKPVICISGTNGKTTTTTLLKHFCYMAGLKPTEHGFNSLQGNVDYIPPLQCRLSGDVAVLETGTEGKKGDLKFTLQRCHPSCGVITNINPDHLNDDHNFLHYACIKGELLEELQRKMLVVNSDDPTIWGLFTELKYDGRVVTFGVDHDPQEESKKLCWCKKEIKISETLSGVGYYECQCGLKRPTPDYLAKNIKGNTFLLQTPNEVIEMEMGIKGLHNVYNALGAIATAHELLKIPLQDIKKYLKNFKGVPGRLEYIHRGKKVDLIVDYAHNPSGVETVLRELNKTYKKLTVVISISSESGTTGNLDIMEKAIYNADFIIPASYDSRQAAGKYISSGKIKLTDKAPDKFRNGTLGATEEQVIEGVKKGLECDSDAVICIGEAAVKFKDKIKLLADLN, translated from the coding sequence ATGAAAAAGAATTCACTGCAAATGGAAAGAATTCCTAAAAAACCCGAAACTTATGGTGTAATCGGAATTTGTGGAGTGGTGGGAAATTTGGCAGCCAGGGTTCTTATGGATCACAACTTCAATGTAATATGCACTGATCTCCAAGATTCGGATAACTGTCCCTTTCTTTACACTCTTGAAGGATACGACACCCCTATATATCTATCAGCACACCCTGAATCGTTTTTTACTTCTTCCAATTACATACTTCCCCCTCCAAGCTTGTCAAAAACTTCAAAATTGTTTCAGAAGATAATTGATAGTGATGCTCAGCTAATGGGAGTAGACGATCTCCTAGAAAAAATCAAACCAGACAAACCAGTTATCTGCATTAGTGGAACCAATGGCAAAACAACTACAACCACCCTTCTGAAACATTTCTGTTATATGGCTGGTTTGAAGCCCACCGAACATGGATTCAACTCATTGCAAGGTAATGTTGACTACATTCCCCCATTACAGTGCAGACTCAGTGGAGATGTTGCAGTGCTGGAAACAGGCACTGAAGGAAAAAAAGGTGACTTGAAATTCACTCTCCAAAGATGTCATCCTTCTTGTGGTGTTATAACCAACATAAACCCAGACCATTTGAATGATGATCACAATTTCTTGCATTACGCTTGTATAAAAGGTGAACTCTTAGAAGAGCTTCAAAGAAAAATGTTAGTGGTTAATAGTGATGATCCGACTATCTGGGGACTCTTCACAGAATTAAAGTATGATGGTAGAGTCGTGACTTTTGGAGTGGACCATGACCCTCAAGAAGAAAGTAAAAAACTTTGTTGGTGCAAAAAGGAAATTAAAATAAGTGAAACACTCTCAGGAGTAGGGTACTATGAGTGTCAGTGTGGTTTGAAACGACCCACCCCGGATTACTTGGCCAAAAATATCAAAGGAAATACATTCTTACTTCAAACCCCTAATGAAGTGATTGAAATGGAAATGGGCATAAAAGGACTTCATAATGTTTATAATGCCCTGGGAGCAATTGCCACAGCACATGAACTATTGAAAATACCACTACAAGATATTAAAAAATATCTTAAAAATTTTAAAGGTGTTCCAGGACGTCTTGAATATATTCATCGTGGCAAAAAGGTTGATTTAATCGTTGATTACGCACACAACCCATCAGGTGTTGAAACCGTGTTAAGAGAGCTGAATAAGACCTATAAAAAATTAACAGTGGTTATAAGTATCTCTTCAGAATCTGGAACTACCGGGAATTTGGATATTATGGAAAAAGCAATATATAATGCTGATTTTATAATACCTGCCTCCTATGACTCTAGGCAAGCAGCAGGAAAATATATTTCATCAGGAAAGATCAAACTAACTGATAAAGCACCGGACAAATTTCGCAACGGAACATTAGGCGCCACTGAAGAACAAGTAATCGAAGGAGTTAAAAAAGGATTAGAATGTGATTCGGATGCAGTGATATGTATTGGTGAAGCTGCAGTCAAATTTAAAGATAAGATTAAATTATTAGCAGATTTAAATTGA
- a CDS encoding Mur ligase family protein: MKHLNTSYLAHKSKGKLIGDDRIITGIFNILKDAGKGDVVVRHWIDEIGVQMASDKGASCLVTQDARGNSVELARKLGLPLILAEKIELVNAFAIDWAIENFAPNTLRIVVTGTNGKSTTTHMIHKILLEAGYTAHTNTDSESEFNTLIDPMVAKQIAEFQGELDALVLEVSEVQGWEDRNMADHAFLMTSAIKPHIVVLTNVALDHVGLVNTIEDVSKEISSSLRGFQGKQVILNHDDPLIRKMENLVPNAEVRFYGSGTSVEFRKNGIFYKEKLIIPLNDLPFKSSHFIQNTLAAVSTSIALKINLNIIKRAVESYQPLKRRFTVLNHNPLIIDDFAHNPEGIAATIKSTTELVSGKFHIVCAIRGSRGSSLNKLNAQAVANSIKKIDYNLILTSSEDVVDNANRVKPSEKKIFIEELQKEGIKYSHYNTLTKALQNVLKMAKNDDTILLIGAQGMDPALDVLKQIKFI, encoded by the coding sequence ATGAAACATCTTAACACCTCCTATCTGGCCCACAAATCTAAAGGAAAATTGATTGGTGATGACAGAATCATTACTGGAATTTTTAACATTCTTAAAGATGCAGGAAAAGGCGATGTCGTGGTAAGACACTGGATTGATGAGATTGGTGTGCAAATGGCATCTGATAAAGGTGCCTCATGTTTAGTGACCCAAGATGCCCGTGGAAATTCTGTTGAACTTGCTAGAAAACTCGGTTTACCCCTAATTTTAGCTGAAAAAATTGAGTTAGTGAATGCTTTTGCTATTGATTGGGCCATTGAAAATTTTGCTCCAAACACATTGAGAATTGTGGTAACCGGTACAAATGGAAAATCAACTACTACCCATATGATCCATAAAATCCTCCTAGAAGCAGGATACACTGCCCATACAAACACTGATTCTGAATCAGAGTTTAACACACTAATTGATCCCATGGTAGCCAAGCAAATAGCTGAATTTCAGGGAGAATTGGACGCCCTGGTTTTGGAAGTTTCCGAAGTTCAAGGGTGGGAGGATCGGAATATGGCTGATCATGCCTTCCTTATGACTAGCGCCATTAAACCCCACATAGTTGTGCTAACTAACGTGGCACTAGATCATGTTGGCTTGGTAAACACCATTGAAGATGTTTCCAAAGAGATTTCAAGTTCTCTTAGAGGATTTCAGGGCAAACAAGTAATTTTGAATCATGACGATCCATTAATACGCAAAATGGAAAATCTTGTTCCAAATGCCGAGGTAAGATTCTATGGGTCCGGAACAAGTGTTGAATTTAGAAAAAATGGGATTTTCTATAAAGAAAAACTAATCATCCCCCTAAATGATCTCCCATTTAAAAGCTCTCATTTCATCCAAAACACTTTGGCAGCAGTTAGTACAAGTATTGCATTAAAAATTAATTTGAATATAATTAAAAGAGCTGTTGAATCTTATCAACCATTAAAACGTAGATTCACTGTACTTAATCATAACCCGCTCATTATTGATGATTTTGCCCATAATCCAGAAGGTATTGCAGCTACTATAAAAAGTACAACAGAACTGGTTTCAGGAAAATTTCATATTGTATGTGCTATTAGAGGATCTAGAGGAAGCTCACTGAATAAGTTAAATGCCCAAGCTGTTGCTAATTCAATCAAAAAGATTGATTATAACTTAATTTTAACCAGTAGCGAAGATGTGGTGGATAATGCCAACCGAGTAAAACCGTCTGAAAAAAAAATTTTTATAGAGGAACTTCAAAAGGAAGGGATCAAATACTCCCATTATAACACACTAACCAAAGCACTGCAAAATGTTTTGAAAATGGCCAAAAATGATGATACCATATTATTAATCGGTGCACAAGGCATGGATCCTGCTTTAGATGTTTTAAAACAAATCAAATTCATATAA